The following proteins are encoded in a genomic region of Colletotrichum higginsianum IMI 349063 chromosome 9, whole genome shotgun sequence:
- a CDS encoding Ubiquitin family protein translates to MASEGSSSAARPAPEAVCDHLSVNLQVLSPSTAANYNRPLVFPGLAATTTVGQLKEKIRQALPLKPSDSQQRLIYRGRVLQPDGETLLGVIGEEVIRTTDQQTIHLVLRDVAEPQPSTAPTPAVARGTSPAPPAAHFHHAFGQPHQAHHHGSQPTAATFTRRAPLHPAANNPLPFVTPSQIPANLTPQQLQQIQMQQHQSMAAWMNGLQREAMNRAMANQQINQNQAMRASVGMHGAGETPAAAPNPAETTRGRASPLNNPDVQMYAREGLMPNGQPYRVTVNETLLGGSLNVLQPGGQTTTTALSPVDVQNILRAADTNQATLVMTNAMQRSASSTSIANGGSSVGVTTPYYPTPGSRASSRRPTPDPTARSVSGGSSHSANAQRQAQSGPEVYILSSPQGPRAILINNATDSYYTPSARMPLHNTSALHPTASALARMRARPQNMTWPSAFVTPPAHQEEQQPPRAAEPQAAQAQPEAQPLLQPQAQPQAAAVPAHPNNPGIAPLIAQIWPHFWLVVRLGLFVWWFTSPNASWSRLFTVVFIAVSIFVLNTGLLNNRFDQAVGPVRRHMENLIPLAAPNNANEPVRPRDDQPIVGPNGQPDPTRAAARLVAQRRQDNANWLMDQVRRLERAGLLFLASIAPGVAERHIAHLEAEARAERLRREEAEAAAAAAATAEAAANAEPQNIDEAAEDAGRNEVENRDEARRETHGGDQRQAEEQQPLLA, encoded by the exons ATGGCCTCTGAAGgctcgtcttcggccgcGCGCCCTGCGCCAGAGGCTGTTTGTGACCACCTGTCCGTAAATCTACAGGTGCTGTCGCCCTCAACCGCAGCGAACTACAACCGGCCCTTGGTGTTTCCTGGCCTCGCGGCCACGACGACCGTTGGACAGCTCAAGGAAAAGATTCGCCAGGCTCTTCCACTGAAGCCGAGCGATTCTCAACAACGACTTATCTATCGCGGACGAGTCTTGCAACCGGACGGGGAGACTctcctcggcgtcatcggcgaggaagtc ATTCGCACCACCGACCAGCAGACAATTCACCTCGTGCTTCGAGATGTCGCCGAACCCCAGCCCTCCACGGCCCCTACTCCGGCAGTCGCTAGGGGCACgagcccggcgccgccggctgctCATTTCCACCACGCCTTTGGCCAGCCTCACCAGGCACATCACCACGGTAGTCAGCCTACAGCGGCAACCTTCACGAGACGAGCCCCGTTGCATCCCGCCGCGAATAACCCCCTCCCTTTCGTGACGCCGTCCCAGATACCCGCGAACTTGACGCcgcagcagctccagcagATCCAGATGCAACAGCACCAGAGCATGGCCGCGTGGATGAATGGGCTGCAACGCGAGGCCATGAACAGGGCCATGGCAAACCAGCAGATCAATCAGAATCAAGCGATGAGAGCTTCCGTGGGCATGCATGGTGCCGGCGAAacacccgccgccgctcccaATCCCGCGGAAACCACTCGCGGACGGGCCAGCCCGCTAAACAACCCAGACGTGCAAATGTATGCCAGGGAGGGTCTCATGCCGAACGGCCAGCCGTACCGCGTAACGGTCAATGAGACCTTGCTTGGCGGATCGCTGAACGTCCTTCAACCCGGTGGCcagaccaccaccacggctCTGTCGCCTGTCGATGTGCAGAACATCCTCCGAGCAGCTGATACCAACCAAGCGACTTTGGTCATGACGAATGCCATGCAGAGAAGCGCCTCCAGCACCTCTatcgccaacggcggctCCTCCGTGGGTGTCACCACCCCTTACTACCCCACACCCGGTTCTAGAGCCAGCAGCAGACGGCCCACGCCTGATCCAACTGCACGCTCAGTCAGCGGTGGCAGCAGTCACTCTGCGAATGCTCAACGGCAAGCACAGTCTGGCCCAGAGGTTTATATTCTGTCCTCGCCCCAGGGCCCGCGAGCCATCTTGATCAACAACGCCACGGACTCCTACTATACCCCTTCTGCCAGGATGCCGCTTCACAACACTTCAGCTCTCCACCCAACGGCCTCGGCTCTTGCTAGAATGAGGGCTCGCCCCCAGAACATGACCTGGCCGTCAGCTTTCGTGACGCCACCAGCCCATCAGgaagagcagcagccgccgcggGCCGCCGAGCCCCAAGCAGCTCAGGCGCAGCCAGAAGCTCAGCCATTGCTTCAGCCCCAAGCACAACCACAAGCAGCCGCCGTGCCAGCTCATCCCAACAACCCGGGCATCGCCCCATTGATTGCCCAGATATGGCCACACTTCTGGCTCGTTGTTAGACTCGGTCTGTTCGTGTGGTGGTTCACGTCTCCCAATGCTAGTTGGTCGAGATTGTTCACCGTGGTGTTCATTGCCGTTAGCATATTCGTCCTGAACACGGGCCTGCTCAACAATCGCTTCGACCAGGCTGTAGGGCCCGTCAGGCGTCATATGGAGAATCTGATTCCCCTCGCCGCGCCGAACAACGCCAATGAACCCGTCCGTCCCCGAGATGACCAACCGATCGTTGGACCGAACGGGCAGCCGGACCCGACGCGCGCCGCCGCTAGACTGGTGGCGCAGCGCAGGCAAGATAATGCGAACTGGCTCATGGATCAGGTACGTCGGCTTGAGAGAGCTGGACTTCTTTTCCTCGCAAGTATTGCACCAGGTGTTGCGGAACGCCACATCGCCCACCTTGAGGCTGAGGCTCGCGCGGAGCGTCTGAGAAGGGAGGAAGCGgaagctgctgccgctgccgccgccaccgcagAGGCTGCAGCAAACGCCGAGCCCCAGAACATCGatgaggcggccgaggacgccggaCGCAATGAAGTGGAGAACAGAGATGAGGCTCGTAGAGAGACTCATGGGGGAGATCAGCGACAAGCGGAGGAACAGCAGCCTTTGTTGGCATAG
- a CDS encoding Nitroreductase — protein MSALSANSILEAAKNRRSYYPLSKDIPLSRERVDEIVKEALRHVPSSFNSQSNRVVVLHGAEHEKFWDITANILKAIVPAEQWESTSGKINMFKGAAGSVLFFEDQDVVNAFQEKFATYADRFPVWANQPDAMLQYTLWTALEAEGLGANLQHYNPLVDQQVAAEWKVPASWKLNAQLVFGGKTGEAGPKEFKPIEEIFKTFSS, from the coding sequence ATGTCTGCCCTCAGCGCCAACTCCATCCTTGAGGCCGCCAAGAACCGCCGCAGCTACTACCCGCTGTCCAAGGACATTCCCCTCTCTCGCGAGCGCGTCGACGAGATCGTTAAGGAGGCCCTCCGCCacgtcccctcctccttcaacTCTCAGTCCAACCGCGTCGTCGTTCtgcacggcgccgagcacGAGAAGTTCTGGGACATAACCGCCAACATCCTCAAGGCTATCGTCCCCGCCGAGCAGTGGGAGTCCACTAGCGGCAAGATCAACATGTTCAAGGGTGCCGCCGGCtccgtcctcttcttcgaggaccaggacgtcgtcaacgccTTCCAGGAGAAATTCGCCACCTACGCCGACCGCTTCCCCGTCTGGGCCAACCAGCCCGACGCCATGCTTCAGTACACCCTCTGGaccgccctcgaggccgagggtcTCGGTGCCAACCTCCAGCACTACAACCCTCTCGTCGACCagcaggtcgccgccgagtgGAAGGTTCCCGCCAGCTGGAAGCTCAACGCCCAGCTCGTCTTTGGCGGCAAgaccggcgaggccggcccCAAGGAGTTCAAGCCCATTGAGGAGATCTTCAAGACCTTCAGCTCCTAG
- a CDS encoding Phosphatidylserine decarboxylase — protein sequence MPQLSPDLQDLIASAAARLNCHPSSGHCRSPQTPAKLQARIPSVERGPSDVMATLYARQSRLRATNFFSLQGPYASTRCFSQHQQRPRFSSRLRHALKNSKVQWYQIPVGVGIGFLGLVQFYKVSSREREKQERDDVQDGAPLKKRAKIRPDGPWQVQVMSTLPLKAISRLWGRFNELTIPYYLRVPGFKLYSWIFGVNLSEVAESDLHVYPNLASFFYRQLKPGARPLDPNSNALLSPSDGRVLQYGQIEGGDIEQVKGMTYSVDALLGKNTPTPSIASGWSTPQEAEAAKANNLSPDEDLVKTDEEFARVNGISYTVPSLLSGAAMAQRQGSLKDEAGEHPSASAVSEVRADLALGEKPWYDLISPDSKTSLYYAVIYLAPGDYHRFHSPANWVVERRRHFAGELFSVSPYLQRTLPGLFTLNERVVLLGRWRYGFFSYVPVGATNVGSIKINFDRELRTNSLTTDTAADRAAEEAANRGEPYAGFAEATYASASPVLGGHALRRGEEMGGFQLGSTIVLVFEAPTESKTAEDKTGWRWAVEKGQTIKMGQALGYVDEE from the exons ATGCCACAGCTGTCGCCCGACCTGCAAGATCTTATCGCAAGCGCGGCTGCTCGTCTCAACTGTCATCCATCGTCTGGCCATTGCCGTTCCCCGCAAACACCAGCAAAGCTCCAGGCCCGAATCCCGTCAGTCGAACGAGGCCCTTCGGACGTCATGGCCACGCTGTACGCTCGCCAGAGCCGACTACGGGCCACCAACTTCTTCTCCCTTCAGGGGCCCTACGCCTCGACCCGATGCTTCtcccagcaccagcagcgcCCGCGCTTCTCCTCCCGCCTGCGTCACGCCCTCAAGAACTCAAAAGTTCAATGGTACCAGATccccgtcggcgtcggcatcggaTTCCTGGGCCTGGTACAGTTCTACAAGGTATCGTCGCGCGAGCGTGAGAAGCAGGAGAGAGACGACGTTCAGGATGGCGCGCCGCTCAAGAAGCGCGCAAAGATCAGGCCCGATGGACCCTGGCAAGTCCAGGTCATGTCAACACTCCCCCTGAAGGCCATCTCGAGGCTCTGGGGTCGGTTCAACGAATTGACTATTCCATACTACCTGCGTGTCCCCGGGTTCAAGCTCTACTCGTGGATTTTCGGCGTCAA CTTGTCTGAAGTCGCCGAGTCCGACCTGCACGTGTACCCGAACctcgcctccttcttctACCGTCAGCTCAAGCCCGGTGCCCGTCCCCTCGACCCGAATTCCAACGCCCTGCTCTCGCCGTCTGACGGTCGGGTTCTGCAATACGGCCAGATTGAAGGGGGAGATATCGAGCAGGTTAAGGGCATGACGTACAGCgtcgatgccctcctcggcaAGAACACTCCCACGCCCAGCATCGCGAGCGGCTGGTCTACGCCACAAGAAGCCGAGGCCGCGAAGGCGAACAATCTTTCCCCCGACGAAGACCTTGTCAAGACTGACGAGGAGTTCGCCCGCGTAAACGGCATTTCCTACACCGTCCCTAGCCTTCTGTCGggcgccgccatggcccAGCGGCAAGGGTCActcaaggacgaggccggcgagcacCCGTCGGCATCTGCCGTCTCTGAAGTCCGCGCCGACCTTGCTCTCGGCGAGAAGCCCTGGTACGACCTCATCTCGCCCGACAGCAAGACCTCTCTTTACTACGCCGTTATCTACCTCGCCCCCGGGGATTACCACCGCTTTCATTCGCCCGCAAACTGGGTCGtcgagcgccgccgtcacTTCGCCGGCGAGCTCTTCAGCGTCTCCCCCTACCTGCAACGCACCTTACCCGGCCTCTTTACCCTCAACGAGCGTGTTGTTCTGCTTGGCCGATGGCGCTATGGTTTCTTCAGCTACGTGCCCGTTGGCGCCACCAATGTTGGCTCCATCAAGATCAACTTCGATCGGGAGCTGCGTACCAACAGCCTGACGACCGATACGGCGGCTGACcgggccgccgaggaggccgcgaACCGCGGCGAGCCGTACGCGGGATTCGCCGAGGCTACCTATGCCTCGGCCAGTCCCGTGCTAGGTGGCCATGCGCTGCGGAGAGGTGAAGAGATGGGTGGGTTCCAGCTCGGAAGCACGATCGTGCTGGTCTTCGAGGCGCCCACCGAGAGCAAGACCGCCGAGGACAAGACCGGATGGAGGTGGGCTGTTGAGAAAGGCCAGACGATCAAGATGGGCCAGGCGTTGGGCTATGTCGATGAGGAGTAA
- a CDS encoding FAD binding domain-containing protein, producing the protein MATTAMASSLVGSTGDCIPEEPSVSSVAPSLTYSEESEDQDDEEPQAEPPRRRRASTRLIAQSPADIQRITGESTAQLIQRCCGGGCCMKLGAKKEGLEYESIPFPDNAAYKSLALKIGDIPTKLTNVADLPEQTVFFEPVPRPAATAASPTDSAISLGADSREHKEADLATVQDRLNDFTLGSIDTTKEPPKYVQPHPPYHVYAARIDSTRELTKPGAEKRTYHFDLDITSYPGEEDMDFRVGGAIGVMAPNDRACVDDVFDALMVPRFLRDKPVLMRTTKGRWPTVWGDDQAREMVTTRRDLLTWCSDIQSYPPTKQLLRILAEYAEDPNEKKLLTFLCSAEGQGVFCDFRTGPHVSLSQLLHAFPSAHPPMDLLLSALQTLMPRFYSLSNDPHDAYKTRDGKVHRLIEIAVTVHETADWRRGLRTGIGSGFFERQAQKWLEAKRNGETPEIYIPMFKGLMANPLAKQFVSDGPMLLIGAGVGIAPFRGFVQRRLKTANCANKVWVLQGIRDSLVDEIYSGEWGVHEDEVKRVVQSRRGESRYVQEEVRNQADLVWYIANAVDGRVFVCGSTKGMGEGVEEALVEVAMKKGNLEREEAKKYWELKKEAGQYIAETW; encoded by the coding sequence ATGGCGACGACTGCCATGGCGTCCTCTCTGGTCGGGTCCACTGGCGATTGCATTCCCGAAGAGCCCAGCGTTTCCTCCGTCGCCCCCTCTCTTACCTACTCGGAAGAGTCAGAGGaccaggacgacgaagagccTCAGGCTGAGCCGCCACGGAGACGGCGCGCTTCCACGCGGCTCATTGCACAAAGCCCCGCTGACATTCAGCGTATCACGGGCGAATCAACGGCCCAATTAATCCAGAGATGTTGCGGTGGCGGCTGTTGCATGAAGCTAggcgccaagaaggagggccTCGAGTACGAGAGTATCCCCTTCCCGGACAACGCCGCATACAAGTCACTCGCCCTCAAAATTGGCGATATTCCCACAAAGTTGACCAACGTTGCCGACTTGCCCGAGCAGACCGTCTTCTTCGAGCCCGTTCCTCGGCCCGCCGCGACTGCCGCTTCCCCCACAGACTCTGCCATCTCCCTGGGCGCCGACTCCCGCGAGCACAAGGAGGCAGACCTCGCCACCGTCCAAGACCGGCTGAATGATTTCACCCTCGGCAGCATCGACACTACCAAGGAGCCCCCCAAATATGTCCAGCCGCACCCTCCGTACCACGTGTACGCCGCCCGTATCGACTCGACTCGCGAGCTGACCAAGCCCGGTGCCGAGAAGCGCACTTACCACTTCGATCTCGACATTACAAGCTAcccgggcgaggaggacatggACTTCAGGGTCGGCGGTGCCATTGGTGTCATGGCCCCCAACGACAGAGCCTGTGTCGATGACGTCTTCGACGCGCTCATGGTACCTCGGTTCCTTCGGGACAAGCCGGTTCTCATGAGGACCACCAAGGGCCGCTGGCCGACCGTGTGGGGCGACGATCAGGCCCGTGAGATGGTTACCACACGCCGGGACCTGCTCACCTGGTGCTCCGACATTCAGTCGTACCCCCCAACCAAACAGCTTCTGCGGATCCTCGCCGAGTACGCCGAGGATCccaacgagaagaagctgttGACATTTCTCTGCTCCGCTGAAGGCCAGGGCGTCTTCTGCGATTTCCGCACCGGCCCCCATGTCTCCTTGTCCCAGCTCCTGCACGCATTCCCTAGTGCCCATCCGCCCATGGACCTCCTGTTGTCCGCCCTGCAGACGCTGATGCCCCGGTTCTACTCACTCTCCAACGACCCTCACGATGCTTACAAGACGCGTGACGGAAAGGTCCACCGGCTGATCGAGATTGCCGTCACGGTTCATGAGACTGCTGACTGGCGTCGCGGTCTCCGTACCGGCATTGGTTCCGGCTTCTTTGAGCGCCAAGCTCAGAAGTGGCTCGAGGCGAAGCGCAACGGAGAGACTCCCGAGATCTACATCCCCATGTTCAAGGGCCTCATGGCCAACCCTCTCGCCAAGCAGTTTGTCTCGGACGGCCCCATGCTGCTTATCGGTGCCGGTGTTGGTATCGCTCCCTTCAGAGGCTTCGTCCAGCGTCGGCTGAAGACAGCCAACTGCGCCAACAAGGTCTGGGTTCTCCAGGGCATCCGTGActcgctcgtcgacgagattTACAGCGGCGAGTGGGGTGTACACGAGGATGAGGTCAAGCGCGTCGTGCAGAGCCGCCGCGGCGAGAGTCGCTACGTGCAAGAAGAGGTGCGCAACCAAGCCGATCTGGTATGGTACAttgccaacgccgtcgatgGTCGCGTCTTCGTCTGTGGCAgcaccaagggcatgggcGAGGGTGTTGAAGAGGCTCTCGTCGAAGTCGCCATGAAGAAGGGCAACCTTGAgcgcgaggaggccaagaagtaTTGGGAACTAAAGAAAGAGGCTGGCCAGTATATCGCCGAAACATGGTAG